A genome region from Jeotgalibacillus aurantiacus includes the following:
- a CDS encoding proline--tRNA ligase, whose translation MKQSQTLIPTLKEIPSEADVKSHQLLLRAGYIRQNASGIYSFLPLGKKVLQKVEAIVREEMDAAGAVEMLMPALQPAELWEESGRWATYGPELMRLNDRHDREFALGATHEEMITSLLRDEVKSYKRLPLTLYQIQTKYRDEKRPRFGLLRGREFLMKDAYSFHNSQESLDEMYDRLFQAYQNIFRRCGLNFRAVLADSGAIGGKDNHEFMVLSEIGEDTIAYSDSSDYAANLEMAAVNTQYDKRSHSGKEAEKVATPDQKTIAQVADFFGISAEETVKSMLFMVDEKPVLVLVRGDHEVNDVKVKNAVDGKVAELATEEETVLYMGVEPGFVGPVKVSDEVTIIADHAVESMGDITAGANEDGYHYTHLQVGRDFSITQYADLRFVVEGDPSPDGNGVIQFARGIEVGHVFKLGTVYSEPMGATVLDENGRAKPMIMGCYGIGVSRTLAAMAEQFNDENGLIWPVNIAPYDVHLIAVNMKDENQAQMTEELYKLLSDYRYQILMDDRAERAGVKFADSDLIGLPVRITVGKRAAEGIVEVKIRHSGETHEVQKEELTDKLQEIFRQLSNES comes from the coding sequence ATGAAACAAAGCCAGACGTTAATTCCAACATTAAAGGAAATCCCTTCAGAAGCTGATGTCAAAAGTCATCAGCTCCTTTTACGGGCAGGATATATCAGACAGAATGCCAGCGGAATTTATTCGTTTTTACCGCTTGGGAAAAAAGTTCTTCAGAAGGTAGAAGCGATCGTGCGTGAAGAAATGGATGCAGCAGGTGCTGTTGAAATGCTGATGCCCGCTCTTCAGCCTGCTGAATTATGGGAAGAGTCCGGCAGATGGGCGACATACGGTCCTGAATTAATGCGTTTGAATGACAGACATGACCGAGAGTTCGCGCTCGGTGCAACGCATGAAGAAATGATTACCAGCCTTTTAAGAGACGAGGTCAAGTCTTATAAACGTCTGCCACTCACGCTTTATCAAATTCAGACTAAATACCGCGATGAGAAACGTCCAAGATTTGGTCTGCTTCGCGGCCGTGAGTTTTTAATGAAGGATGCATATTCCTTCCATAATTCCCAGGAAAGCCTCGATGAAATGTATGACCGCCTGTTTCAGGCATATCAGAATATTTTCCGCCGCTGCGGACTGAATTTCAGAGCTGTTCTGGCTGATTCAGGAGCAATCGGAGGGAAGGATAACCACGAATTTATGGTACTTTCAGAAATCGGTGAAGACACGATTGCCTATTCAGATTCATCTGATTATGCTGCAAACCTTGAAATGGCAGCTGTGAACACACAGTATGACAAGCGTTCGCACAGCGGGAAAGAAGCTGAAAAAGTGGCTACCCCTGATCAGAAAACGATTGCGCAGGTAGCGGATTTCTTCGGTATCTCAGCTGAGGAAACCGTAAAATCCATGCTGTTTATGGTGGATGAAAAGCCGGTGCTTGTATTAGTTAGAGGCGATCATGAAGTAAATGATGTGAAAGTTAAAAATGCAGTGGACGGTAAAGTGGCAGAGCTTGCAACGGAAGAGGAAACAGTCCTTTATATGGGCGTAGAGCCAGGTTTTGTCGGTCCCGTAAAAGTTTCTGACGAAGTGACAATTATTGCTGATCATGCTGTTGAGTCAATGGGTGATATTACGGCCGGAGCCAATGAAGACGGCTATCATTACACACATCTTCAGGTTGGCAGAGACTTTTCGATCACACAATACGCTGATCTGCGCTTTGTTGTTGAGGGTGACCCTTCACCGGACGGAAATGGTGTCATTCAATTTGCGCGTGGCATTGAAGTCGGTCACGTTTTCAAACTAGGTACTGTTTACAGTGAGCCGATGGGTGCGACTGTACTTGATGAGAACGGCCGTGCAAAACCGATGATCATGGGCTGTTACGGTATTGGTGTTTCCCGTACGCTTGCAGCAATGGCTGAACAATTTAATGATGAAAATGGCTTAATCTGGCCGGTTAATATCGCACCATATGACGTTCATCTGATTGCTGTCAACATGAAGGACGAAAATCAGGCTCAAATGACAGAAGAGCTTTATAAGCTACTGTCGGACTATCGCTACCAGATCCTGATGGATGACCGTGCTGAGCGTGCAGGTGTTAAATTTGCTGATTCGGACCTTATTGGTCTGCCGGTACGTATTACAGTTGGTAAACGCGCTGCTGAAGGTATTGTGGAAGTGAAAATACGTCACTCAGGTGAAACCCATGAAGTTCAGAAAGAGGAATTAACGGACAAACTCCAGGAGATTTTCCGTCAGCTTTCAAATGAATCATAA
- a CDS encoding phosphatidate cytidylyltransferase — protein MKQRIITGLIAAGLFVPVVLIGGILFEIGVYLIATIALYEVLRMRSIQFRSIPGAISMITLWTFLLPDEYYEVLNMLNYSKIEMALLSVLLLLVYTVLKKNRFTFDDAAFAVFAMLYVGIGFYYFIETRSADLLWIVFALLIIWTTDSGAYFIGKSMGKKKLWPDISPNKTVEGFVGGIVSAVVVILIFSLVAPLGTPIWYLLLATVILSAFGQIGDLVESALKRHYGVKDSGNILPGHGGLLDRFDSLLFVLPLMHILQLI, from the coding sequence ATGAAACAGAGAATTATAACAGGTTTAATTGCGGCCGGTTTGTTCGTTCCGGTTGTGCTGATAGGGGGCATTTTATTTGAAATTGGCGTTTACTTAATTGCGACGATTGCGCTCTATGAAGTGCTCAGAATGAGATCGATCCAGTTCCGCTCCATTCCAGGTGCGATCTCCATGATTACTCTCTGGACTTTTCTTCTGCCGGATGAATATTATGAAGTATTGAATATGCTGAACTATTCAAAGATCGAGATGGCGCTGTTATCAGTGCTGCTTCTTCTCGTGTATACTGTTTTAAAGAAAAACCGCTTTACTTTTGACGATGCAGCATTTGCTGTTTTCGCCATGCTGTATGTCGGTATCGGTTTTTACTATTTTATTGAAACAAGAAGTGCCGATCTTTTATGGATCGTCTTTGCGTTACTGATTATCTGGACAACGGATTCAGGTGCCTATTTTATCGGTAAATCAATGGGTAAAAAGAAATTGTGGCCGGATATCAGCCCGAACAAAACGGTTGAAGGTTTTGTAGGAGGCATTGTCAGTGCAGTGGTTGTGATTCTGATCTTTTCACTTGTTGCGCCACTTGGGACGCCGATTTGGTATCTCCTGCTTGCAACCGTTATATTATCTGCATTCGGACAGATTGGTGACCTTGTTGAATCAGCGTTAAAACGCCATTATGGTGTAAAGGATTCAGGGAACATTCTTCCTGGTCATGGCGGACTGCTGGACCGCTTTGACAGTTTGTTATTTGTCCTGCCGCTTATGCATATCCTGCAACTTATCTAA
- the dxr gene encoding 1-deoxy-D-xylulose-5-phosphate reductoisomerase produces MKTISLMGASGSIGLQTLDVIREHRDTFSLTSFSVGKNINEARKMIEEFNPSFVSVQTEEDAEKLKSEYIGKIDVYFGTEGLEATAVDPKADILVNAVMGSVGLGPTLKAIEAGKTIAIANKETLVTAGHLVMKAAKEHQVTLLPIDSEHSAIFQALQGENSKNIERLVVTASGGSFRDLNREELKAVTVKDALNHPNWSMGSKITIDSASMMNKGLEVIEAHWLFDLPYDQIDVLLHRESIIHSMVEFHDSSVIAQLGTPDMRVPIQYALSYPDRLTHPKGKRLRLEDIGKLHFETMDLERYRCLAFAYEAGRAGGSMPAVMNAANEAAVALFLNEKISFLDIENLIEESMGAHQVIQDPDLETIFELDKETRSRILSKFKS; encoded by the coding sequence ATGAAGACAATTTCATTAATGGGAGCATCCGGTTCAATCGGACTTCAAACGCTGGATGTAATCAGGGAGCATCGGGATACTTTCTCCCTGACTTCTTTTTCAGTTGGAAAGAATATAAACGAAGCAAGAAAAATGATTGAAGAGTTTAATCCATCCTTCGTCTCTGTACAGACAGAGGAGGATGCAGAAAAACTTAAAAGCGAATACATAGGAAAAATAGATGTTTACTTCGGCACTGAAGGACTTGAAGCAACAGCTGTTGATCCAAAAGCGGACATCCTTGTTAACGCGGTCATGGGAAGTGTGGGGCTCGGACCAACGCTGAAAGCCATTGAGGCTGGCAAAACGATTGCCATTGCCAATAAGGAAACACTTGTGACAGCAGGTCATCTTGTTATGAAAGCTGCAAAAGAGCACCAGGTTACACTGCTGCCTATTGACAGCGAGCACTCAGCTATTTTTCAGGCTCTGCAGGGAGAAAATAGTAAAAATATTGAGCGGCTTGTTGTAACTGCATCCGGAGGCAGCTTCCGTGACCTGAACCGGGAAGAATTAAAGGCTGTGACGGTTAAAGATGCGCTGAATCACCCAAACTGGAGTATGGGGTCAAAGATTACGATTGATTCCGCGAGCATGATGAATAAAGGGCTTGAAGTCATTGAAGCGCACTGGCTTTTTGACCTGCCATATGATCAGATCGATGTACTGCTGCATAGAGAAAGCATTATTCATTCAATGGTGGAATTTCATGACAGCTCAGTCATCGCGCAGCTTGGAACCCCGGATATGAGGGTGCCGATCCAATATGCACTGAGTTATCCTGACAGGCTCACACATCCTAAAGGAAAGCGTCTGAGACTTGAGGACATTGGAAAGCTTCACTTTGAAACGATGGATTTGGAGCGTTACCGCTGTCTCGCCTTTGCTTATGAAGCAGGAAGGGCAGGAGGGTCAATGCCTGCTGTTATGAACGCGGCGAATGAAGCAGCAGTCGCACTGTTTCTGAATGAAAAAATTTCATTTCTTGATATTGAAAATCTGATTGAGGAGTCAATGGGGGCTCATCAGGTCATTCAAGACCCGGATTTAGAGACGATTTTTGAGTTGGACAAGGAAACGCGTTCAAGAATTCTTTCGAAATTTAAGAGCTGA
- the rseP gene encoding RIP metalloprotease RseP — translation MNTVIAFIIIFGALVFFHELGHFVFAKRAGILCREFAIGMGPKVLAFQKGETKYTLRLLPIGGYVRMAGEDPEMTELKPGFRVGLVLNRDETVEKMVLNNKDRYPDLRVIEVAEADLEHELFIKGYEEGEEELQTFSVSEKAVFVEDGVEAQIAPWNRQFNSKKLSQRFITIFAGPAMNFILAFLIFTLIGLLQGIPSDEPVLGDIVEGGAAAEAGLLEGDRIVEIEGQSISQWTDLTQTVQQYPGEEITIVFERDGTASEVQVTPEAIVSGDMEMGRIGVYNPVEKAPLKAVAVGAEETYATTLLIFNALGDLITGQFSIDDLAGPVGIYEVTEQRAAFGVYSLMHWAGLLSINLGIMNLLPLPALDGGRLMFFGLEALRGKPVDRQKEGMVHFVGFALLMLLMIVVTWNDIQRFFL, via the coding sequence ATGAATACAGTCATCGCGTTTATCATAATTTTCGGGGCGCTTGTGTTTTTCCATGAGCTTGGTCACTTTGTGTTTGCCAAGCGGGCCGGCATTCTTTGCCGTGAGTTCGCCATTGGAATGGGCCCAAAAGTTTTAGCTTTCCAAAAGGGAGAGACAAAATATACACTGCGACTGCTGCCGATTGGCGGTTATGTCAGAATGGCCGGGGAAGACCCGGAGATGACCGAGCTTAAACCCGGATTCCGTGTAGGTCTTGTTTTGAACCGTGACGAAACCGTTGAGAAAATGGTATTGAATAATAAAGACCGTTACCCTGACCTTCGCGTTATCGAGGTTGCAGAGGCGGATCTGGAACATGAACTGTTTATTAAAGGTTACGAAGAAGGAGAAGAAGAATTGCAGACCTTCTCCGTTTCGGAAAAAGCTGTATTTGTCGAAGATGGAGTCGAAGCACAAATTGCTCCATGGAATCGCCAGTTCAATTCAAAAAAATTGAGCCAGCGTTTTATCACCATTTTCGCAGGTCCTGCAATGAACTTCATTCTGGCGTTTCTTATTTTCACCCTGATCGGGCTGTTGCAGGGGATCCCGTCTGACGAACCGGTGCTTGGTGATATTGTAGAAGGCGGTGCTGCCGCTGAGGCTGGTCTCCTTGAAGGCGACCGCATCGTTGAAATTGAAGGGCAGTCGATCAGTCAGTGGACCGACCTAACCCAGACCGTTCAGCAGTATCCGGGTGAAGAAATCACGATCGTTTTTGAACGTGATGGAACAGCTTCGGAAGTTCAGGTGACGCCGGAAGCCATCGTATCCGGTGATATGGAAATGGGCAGAATCGGTGTTTACAATCCGGTTGAAAAAGCGCCGTTAAAGGCAGTGGCTGTTGGGGCAGAGGAAACATATGCGACAACTTTATTGATCTTTAACGCTTTAGGAGACCTGATTACAGGACAGTTTTCCATTGATGATTTAGCAGGACCGGTTGGTATTTATGAAGTAACTGAACAGCGTGCAGCATTCGGTGTATACAGTCTGATGCACTGGGCCGGGCTTCTAAGTATTAACCTTGGTATTATGAACCTGCTACCGTTACCGGCACTCGACGGTGGACGATTGATGTTCTTCGGACTGGAGGCGCTGAGAGGAAAACCGGTTGACCGTCAGAAGGAAGGTATGGTGCACTTTGTCGGTTTTGCACTGCTTATGCTTCTGATGATCGTTGTAACATGGAATGATATTCAACGATTCTTTTTATAA